A portion of the Symphalangus syndactylus isolate Jambi chromosome 13, NHGRI_mSymSyn1-v2.1_pri, whole genome shotgun sequence genome contains these proteins:
- the C13H12orf43 gene encoding protein CUSTOS isoform X4 produces MAAPTGTVSDSESSNSSNDAEELERCREAAMPAWGLEQRPYVAVKPRAGAANNQLSTSQPSLRHKVDEHEQDGNELQTTPGFRAHVAKKLGALLDSFITISEAAKEPTKAKVQKVASEDDGHEKEESPQPRRKRQPSSSSEDSDEEWRRCREAAVSASDILQESAIHSPGTVEKEAKKKRKLKKKAKKVASVDSTVAATTPTSMATVQKQKKSGELNGDQVSLGTKKKKKKKAKKPSESSPFPPAKSATAVPAN; encoded by the exons ATGGCGGCGCCCACTGGCACAGTGAGCGATTCGGAAAGCAGTAACAGCAGTAACGATGCGGAGGAGCTGGAGCGGTGCCGCGAGGCGGCAATGCCGGCCTGGGGCTTGGAGCAACGCCCGTACGTGGCAGTGAAGCCAAGAGCCG gTGCTGCAAATAACCAGTTGTCAACCTCCCAACCAAGCCTCAG GCATAAGGTGGATGAGCATGAACAAGATGGCAACGAGCTTCAGACCACCCCTGGATTCCGAGCCCACGTAGCCAAGAAGCTGGGAGCCCTGCTGGACAG CTTCATTACCATTTCAGAAGCAGCAAAGGAGCCAACAAAAGCTAAGGTGCAGAAAGTCGCTTCAGAGGATGATG GCCATGAGAAGGAAGAGTCTCCCCAACCCCGCCGAAAGCGACAGCCCTCCAGCTCCAG TGAAGACAGTGACGAGGAGTGGCGGCGGTGCCGGGAGGCAGCTGTGTCGGCGTCCGACATCCTGCAGGAGTCAGCCATCCACAGCCCTGGCACGGTGGAGAAGGaggcaaagaagaaaaggaagttgaAAAAGAAAGCCAAGAAGGTGGCCAGTGTCGACTCAACTGTAGccgccaccacccccaccagCATGGCCACAGTCCAGAAGCAGAAGAAGTCAGGCGAGCTCAACGGGGACCAGGTGTCACTTgggaccaaaaagaaaaagaagaaaaaggcaaagaagccCAGCGAGTCCtctccattcccaccagcaaagaGTGCCACAGCTGTACCTGCAAACTGA
- the C13H12orf43 gene encoding protein CUSTOS isoform X3 — translation MAAPTGTVSDSESSNSSNDAEELERCREAAMPAWGLEQRPYVAVKPRAGAANNQLSTSQPSLRHKVDEHEQDGNELQTTPGFRAHVAKKLGALLDSFITISEAAKEPTKAKVQKVASEDDGHEKEESPQPRRKRQPSSSSSEDSDEEWRRCREAAVSASDILQESAIHSPGTVEKEAKKKRKLKKKAKKVASVDSTVAATTPTSMATVQKQKKSGELNGDQVSLGTKKKKKKKAKKPSESSPFPPAKSATAVPAN, via the exons ATGGCGGCGCCCACTGGCACAGTGAGCGATTCGGAAAGCAGTAACAGCAGTAACGATGCGGAGGAGCTGGAGCGGTGCCGCGAGGCGGCAATGCCGGCCTGGGGCTTGGAGCAACGCCCGTACGTGGCAGTGAAGCCAAGAGCCG gTGCTGCAAATAACCAGTTGTCAACCTCCCAACCAAGCCTCAG GCATAAGGTGGATGAGCATGAACAAGATGGCAACGAGCTTCAGACCACCCCTGGATTCCGAGCCCACGTAGCCAAGAAGCTGGGAGCCCTGCTGGACAG CTTCATTACCATTTCAGAAGCAGCAAAGGAGCCAACAAAAGCTAAGGTGCAGAAAGTCGCTTCAGAGGATGATG GCCATGAGAAGGAAGAGTCTCCCCAACCCCGCCGAAAGCGACAGCCCTCCAGCTCCAG CAGTGAAGACAGTGACGAGGAGTGGCGGCGGTGCCGGGAGGCAGCTGTGTCGGCGTCCGACATCCTGCAGGAGTCAGCCATCCACAGCCCTGGCACGGTGGAGAAGGaggcaaagaagaaaaggaagttgaAAAAGAAAGCCAAGAAGGTGGCCAGTGTCGACTCAACTGTAGccgccaccacccccaccagCATGGCCACAGTCCAGAAGCAGAAGAAGTCAGGCGAGCTCAACGGGGACCAGGTGTCACTTgggaccaaaaagaaaaagaagaaaaaggcaaagaagccCAGCGAGTCCtctccattcccaccagcaaagaGTGCCACAGCTGTACCTGCAAACTGA
- the C13H12orf43 gene encoding protein CUSTOS isoform X1 produces the protein MAAPTGTVSDSESSNSSNDAEELERCREAAMPAWGLEQRPYVAVKPRAGAANNQLSTSQPSLRHKVDEHEQDGNELQTTPGFRAHVAKKLGALLDSFITISEAAKEPTKAKVQKVASEDDGFRLFFTSVPGGHEKEESPQPRRKRQPSSSSSEDSDEEWRRCREAAVSASDILQESAIHSPGTVEKEAKKKRKLKKKAKKVASVDSTVAATTPTSMATVQKQKKSGELNGDQVSLGTKKKKKKKAKKPSESSPFPPAKSATAVPAN, from the exons ATGGCGGCGCCCACTGGCACAGTGAGCGATTCGGAAAGCAGTAACAGCAGTAACGATGCGGAGGAGCTGGAGCGGTGCCGCGAGGCGGCAATGCCGGCCTGGGGCTTGGAGCAACGCCCGTACGTGGCAGTGAAGCCAAGAGCCG gTGCTGCAAATAACCAGTTGTCAACCTCCCAACCAAGCCTCAG GCATAAGGTGGATGAGCATGAACAAGATGGCAACGAGCTTCAGACCACCCCTGGATTCCGAGCCCACGTAGCCAAGAAGCTGGGAGCCCTGCTGGACAG CTTCATTACCATTTCAGAAGCAGCAAAGGAGCCAACAAAAGCTAAGGTGCAGAAAGTCGCTTCAGAGGATGATG GTTTCCGCCTTTTCTTCACGTCTGTCCCTGGAGGCCATGAGAAGGAAGAGTCTCCCCAACCCCGCCGAAAGCGACAGCCCTCCAGCTCCAG CAGTGAAGACAGTGACGAGGAGTGGCGGCGGTGCCGGGAGGCAGCTGTGTCGGCGTCCGACATCCTGCAGGAGTCAGCCATCCACAGCCCTGGCACGGTGGAGAAGGaggcaaagaagaaaaggaagttgaAAAAGAAAGCCAAGAAGGTGGCCAGTGTCGACTCAACTGTAGccgccaccacccccaccagCATGGCCACAGTCCAGAAGCAGAAGAAGTCAGGCGAGCTCAACGGGGACCAGGTGTCACTTgggaccaaaaagaaaaagaagaaaaaggcaaagaagccCAGCGAGTCCtctccattcccaccagcaaagaGTGCCACAGCTGTACCTGCAAACTGA
- the C13H12orf43 gene encoding protein CUSTOS isoform X6 encodes MFCQNPGAANNQLSTSQPSLRHKVDEHEQDGNELQTTPGFRAHVAKKLGALLDSFITISEAAKEPTKAKVQKVASEDDGFRLFFTSVPGGHEKEESPQPRRKRQPSSSSSEDSDEEWRRCREAAVSASDILQESAIHSPGTVEKEAKKKRKLKKKAKKVASVDSTVAATTPTSMATVQKQKKSGELNGDQVSLGTKKKKKKKAKKPSESSPFPPAKSATAVPAN; translated from the exons ATGTTCTGTCAAAACC caggTGCTGCAAATAACCAGTTGTCAACCTCCCAACCAAGCCTCAG GCATAAGGTGGATGAGCATGAACAAGATGGCAACGAGCTTCAGACCACCCCTGGATTCCGAGCCCACGTAGCCAAGAAGCTGGGAGCCCTGCTGGACAG CTTCATTACCATTTCAGAAGCAGCAAAGGAGCCAACAAAAGCTAAGGTGCAGAAAGTCGCTTCAGAGGATGATG GTTTCCGCCTTTTCTTCACGTCTGTCCCTGGAGGCCATGAGAAGGAAGAGTCTCCCCAACCCCGCCGAAAGCGACAGCCCTCCAGCTCCAG CAGTGAAGACAGTGACGAGGAGTGGCGGCGGTGCCGGGAGGCAGCTGTGTCGGCGTCCGACATCCTGCAGGAGTCAGCCATCCACAGCCCTGGCACGGTGGAGAAGGaggcaaagaagaaaaggaagttgaAAAAGAAAGCCAAGAAGGTGGCCAGTGTCGACTCAACTGTAGccgccaccacccccaccagCATGGCCACAGTCCAGAAGCAGAAGAAGTCAGGCGAGCTCAACGGGGACCAGGTGTCACTTgggaccaaaaagaaaaagaagaaaaaggcaaagaagccCAGCGAGTCCtctccattcccaccagcaaagaGTGCCACAGCTGTACCTGCAAACTGA
- the C13H12orf43 gene encoding protein CUSTOS isoform X2: MAAPTGTVSDSESSNSSNDAEELERCREAAMPAWGLEQRPYVAVKPRAGAANNQLSTSQPSLRHKVDEHEQDGNELQTTPGFRAHVAKKLGALLDSFITISEAAKEPTKAKVQKVASEDDGFRLFFTSVPGGHEKEESPQPRRKRQPSSSSEDSDEEWRRCREAAVSASDILQESAIHSPGTVEKEAKKKRKLKKKAKKVASVDSTVAATTPTSMATVQKQKKSGELNGDQVSLGTKKKKKKKAKKPSESSPFPPAKSATAVPAN, translated from the exons ATGGCGGCGCCCACTGGCACAGTGAGCGATTCGGAAAGCAGTAACAGCAGTAACGATGCGGAGGAGCTGGAGCGGTGCCGCGAGGCGGCAATGCCGGCCTGGGGCTTGGAGCAACGCCCGTACGTGGCAGTGAAGCCAAGAGCCG gTGCTGCAAATAACCAGTTGTCAACCTCCCAACCAAGCCTCAG GCATAAGGTGGATGAGCATGAACAAGATGGCAACGAGCTTCAGACCACCCCTGGATTCCGAGCCCACGTAGCCAAGAAGCTGGGAGCCCTGCTGGACAG CTTCATTACCATTTCAGAAGCAGCAAAGGAGCCAACAAAAGCTAAGGTGCAGAAAGTCGCTTCAGAGGATGATG GTTTCCGCCTTTTCTTCACGTCTGTCCCTGGAGGCCATGAGAAGGAAGAGTCTCCCCAACCCCGCCGAAAGCGACAGCCCTCCAGCTCCAG TGAAGACAGTGACGAGGAGTGGCGGCGGTGCCGGGAGGCAGCTGTGTCGGCGTCCGACATCCTGCAGGAGTCAGCCATCCACAGCCCTGGCACGGTGGAGAAGGaggcaaagaagaaaaggaagttgaAAAAGAAAGCCAAGAAGGTGGCCAGTGTCGACTCAACTGTAGccgccaccacccccaccagCATGGCCACAGTCCAGAAGCAGAAGAAGTCAGGCGAGCTCAACGGGGACCAGGTGTCACTTgggaccaaaaagaaaaagaagaaaaaggcaaagaagccCAGCGAGTCCtctccattcccaccagcaaagaGTGCCACAGCTGTACCTGCAAACTGA
- the C13H12orf43 gene encoding protein CUSTOS isoform X5 has translation MAAPTGTVSDSESSNSSNDAEELERCREAAMPAWGLEQRPYVAVKPRAGAANNQLSTSQPSLSFITISEAAKEPTKAKVQKVASEDDGFRLFFTSVPGGHEKEESPQPRRKRQPSSSSSEDSDEEWRRCREAAVSASDILQESAIHSPGTVEKEAKKKRKLKKKAKKVASVDSTVAATTPTSMATVQKQKKSGELNGDQVSLGTKKKKKKKAKKPSESSPFPPAKSATAVPAN, from the exons ATGGCGGCGCCCACTGGCACAGTGAGCGATTCGGAAAGCAGTAACAGCAGTAACGATGCGGAGGAGCTGGAGCGGTGCCGCGAGGCGGCAATGCCGGCCTGGGGCTTGGAGCAACGCCCGTACGTGGCAGTGAAGCCAAGAGCCG gTGCTGCAAATAACCAGTTGTCAACCTCCCAACCAAGCCTCAG CTTCATTACCATTTCAGAAGCAGCAAAGGAGCCAACAAAAGCTAAGGTGCAGAAAGTCGCTTCAGAGGATGATG GTTTCCGCCTTTTCTTCACGTCTGTCCCTGGAGGCCATGAGAAGGAAGAGTCTCCCCAACCCCGCCGAAAGCGACAGCCCTCCAGCTCCAG CAGTGAAGACAGTGACGAGGAGTGGCGGCGGTGCCGGGAGGCAGCTGTGTCGGCGTCCGACATCCTGCAGGAGTCAGCCATCCACAGCCCTGGCACGGTGGAGAAGGaggcaaagaagaaaaggaagttgaAAAAGAAAGCCAAGAAGGTGGCCAGTGTCGACTCAACTGTAGccgccaccacccccaccagCATGGCCACAGTCCAGAAGCAGAAGAAGTCAGGCGAGCTCAACGGGGACCAGGTGTCACTTgggaccaaaaagaaaaagaagaaaaaggcaaagaagccCAGCGAGTCCtctccattcccaccagcaaagaGTGCCACAGCTGTACCTGCAAACTGA